From a region of the Candidatus Paceibacterota bacterium genome:
- a CDS encoding low specificity L-threonine aldolase, whose protein sequence is MSAEAVTRRQFASDNYAGICPEAFAAMAEANQGHEVSYGDDTWTAKASNLIRDVFETNCEVFFVFNGTSANSLSLASLCQSYHSILCHEQAHVETSECGAPEFFANGTKVLLLPGEHGKIDAGSIEHAVSRRTDIHYPKPHVVSLTQATELGTVYSLDELRAISDVARRLHLRIHMDGARFANAVVALGVTPKEIAWETGVDVLCFGGSKNGIALGEAVVFFNPELAREFDYRCKQGGQLASKMRFLSAPWVGMLQDGAWLRHAKHSNAMARRLEAAIGTLPHVKIAHPVQTNVVFARLPDAVIRGMHRRGWKFYTHVSVDSARLMTSWDTTAEDVDAFAADLAELTARQDGEQRVES, encoded by the coding sequence CCAGGGCCACGAGGTTAGCTACGGCGACGACACCTGGACCGCGAAGGCGTCGAACCTGATCCGCGATGTGTTCGAGACCAACTGTGAGGTGTTCTTTGTCTTCAACGGCACGTCGGCCAATTCGCTTTCCCTTGCCTCGCTCTGCCAGTCCTATCACAGCATCCTCTGTCACGAGCAGGCGCATGTCGAAACTTCGGAGTGCGGCGCGCCGGAGTTTTTCGCCAACGGCACGAAGGTGCTGCTGTTGCCGGGCGAGCACGGGAAGATTGACGCCGGGAGCATCGAGCACGCCGTCAGCCGGCGGACGGACATTCACTATCCCAAACCACATGTCGTCAGTCTCACGCAGGCGACGGAGTTGGGCACGGTCTACTCGCTCGACGAGCTGCGCGCGATCAGCGATGTGGCCCGGCGCTTGCATCTGCGCATCCACATGGACGGCGCTCGCTTTGCTAACGCGGTGGTTGCGCTCGGCGTCACACCCAAGGAGATCGCCTGGGAAACCGGCGTGGATGTGCTTTGCTTCGGTGGCTCCAAGAACGGGATTGCCCTGGGCGAAGCGGTGGTGTTCTTCAATCCCGAGCTGGCGCGTGAGTTCGATTACCGCTGCAAACAGGGCGGGCAGCTCGCTTCCAAGATGCGCTTTCTGTCGGCGCCGTGGGTGGGGATGTTGCAGGACGGAGCGTGGCTGCGGCACGCCAAGCATTCGAACGCGATGGCGCGGCGGCTGGAAGCGGCGATCGGCACGCTGCCGCATGTCAAGATCGCGCACCCGGTCCAGACCAACGTTGTCTTTGCCCGTCTGCCGGATGCCGTCATCCGCGGAATGCACCGGCGTGGTTGGAAGTTCTATACCCACGTCAGCGTGGATAGCGCACGGCTCATGACCAGTTGGGACACGACGGCAGAGGATGTGGACGCCTTTGCGGCGGACTTGGCGGAACTTACAGCCAGGCAAGATGGCGAGCAGCGGGTGGAGAGTTAA